Proteins from a genomic interval of Bradyrhizobium sp. CCGB01:
- a CDS encoding amino acid ABC transporter ATP-binding protein — MSRIEALIELDNVRKSFGDFQVLKGISMFVQKGEAVCIIGPSGSGKSTILRCINGLFPIDEGFIRVGAHRVHEMKSEKAMRPLRHQVAMVFQQYNLFPHRTALQNIMMAPVQVLGHDRAEVEERARKLLKKVRLAEKADSYPGQLSGGQQQRVAIARALAMQPEVILFDEVTAALDPETVKDVLFAIRELVEEGLTCILVTHEMKFAREVSQRVCFTDHGLIVESAPPAELFDNPQDPRTREFLGQVL; from the coding sequence GTGAGCCGCATCGAGGCGCTGATCGAGCTCGACAACGTCCGCAAGTCCTTCGGCGACTTCCAGGTCCTCAAGGGCATTTCGATGTTCGTGCAGAAGGGGGAGGCCGTCTGCATCATCGGCCCCTCCGGATCGGGCAAGTCCACCATCCTGCGCTGCATTAATGGCCTGTTTCCCATCGACGAAGGCTTTATTCGCGTCGGTGCGCATCGCGTGCACGAAATGAAGTCGGAAAAGGCGATGCGGCCGTTGCGCCATCAGGTGGCGATGGTGTTCCAGCAGTACAACCTGTTTCCGCATCGCACAGCACTGCAAAACATCATGATGGCGCCCGTCCAGGTTCTCGGACACGACCGCGCCGAAGTCGAGGAGCGCGCCCGCAAGCTCCTGAAGAAGGTGCGTCTCGCCGAGAAGGCGGACAGCTATCCGGGGCAGCTCTCCGGCGGGCAGCAGCAGCGTGTGGCGATCGCCCGCGCGCTCGCGATGCAGCCGGAGGTCATCCTGTTCGACGAGGTGACGGCGGCGCTCGATCCTGAAACTGTGAAGGACGTGCTCTTCGCCATCCGCGAACTGGTGGAGGAAGGTCTCACCTGCATTCTCGTGACGCACGAGATGAAGTTCGCCCGGGAGGTCTCGCAGCGCGTCTGCTTCACCGATCATGGCCTGATCGTTGAGAGTGCGCCGCCTGCAGAACTCTTCGATAATCCGCAAGATCCGCGCACGCGCGAATTCCTCGGTCAGGTTCTCTGA
- a CDS encoding IclR family transcriptional regulator, whose product MLDRTVVLLDLVADGGVDGLPLKELAARSGLNTATCHRILNTLVGHKLLARDNKKRRYRLGARMAIYGVRAARGPGIISRCEVALTRLRRRTGDTTHLMARFNHDSVCLDRRDGECIVPTLTGSVGGFVPLGVGPGSIAMLAFLDDDEQEYIIRANLGRYAAYRNLTEDKVRQLIADTRRRGYAVDMGELIPGIAGVGMPIMTPGEKPGAALSFTLLCAKVGPGVIERYGALLEEEINAIVGQ is encoded by the coding sequence TTGCTCGACCGTACCGTCGTCCTGCTGGATCTCGTCGCCGATGGCGGCGTCGATGGGCTACCACTCAAGGAATTGGCGGCCCGCTCCGGGCTCAACACCGCCACCTGTCACCGCATCCTCAACACGCTGGTCGGCCACAAGCTGCTCGCCCGCGACAACAAGAAACGCCGCTATCGGCTGGGTGCACGCATGGCGATCTACGGCGTCCGCGCGGCCCGTGGCCCCGGCATCATCAGCCGCTGCGAGGTCGCGCTCACCCGGCTCAGGCGCCGCACCGGCGACACGACCCACCTGATGGCCCGCTTCAACCACGATTCAGTCTGTCTCGACCGGCGCGACGGCGAATGCATCGTGCCGACGCTGACGGGATCGGTCGGTGGCTTCGTGCCCCTCGGCGTCGGCCCTGGCTCGATCGCGATGCTCGCGTTCCTCGATGATGACGAGCAGGAGTACATCATCCGCGCCAATCTCGGACGCTATGCGGCGTATCGCAACCTCACCGAGGACAAGGTTCGGCAGTTGATCGCCGATACCCGCCGGCGTGGCTACGCAGTAGATATGGGCGAGCTCATTCCAGGCATTGCCGGCGTGGGCATGCCGATCATGACGCCGGGAGAAAAGCCGGGTGCAGCGCTCAGCTTCACGCTGCTCTGCGCCAAGGTCGGGCCCGGCGTCATCGAACGCTATGGCGCTCTGCTCGAGGAGGAGATCAACGCCATCGTCGGTCAGTAG
- a CDS encoding NHLP family bacteriocin export ABC transporter peptidase/permease/ATPase subunit, giving the protein MDKPSPNQPTNARGRPKSYVSRMASWLPRRRTRRTPIILQMEAVECGAAALGIILGYHGAWIPLEQLRVACGVSRDGSKASNIIRAARRYGLTAKGYSVEPPALSEIPTPCIIHWNFNHFVVLEGIDKKRAYINDPASGRRRIDLGELDLAFTGVVLAFERGEKFEKVGSKPKGISLLMRELRQSKEAVALLVVVSIAAALPNIVAAGFSKIFVDEILIQHTRSWLAPLLIGMALTAALRAVLTTIRQSLLLRLQTKLAVVMTSRFLWRLMTLPLEFFTQRHAGDIASRISANEQIARLLSSGIAANALSLMSVVLFAAAMAVYDVGLTALCVTISLINVLLLRLVASRRQELSYRLALDQGKLLGATVSMVRTIETIKASGLEDDAFGRWAGLQAKTLNAEQRIGASAIILDMVPTLLTGLMIAAILGVGGLRVIQGSLTLGSLVAFQSLALSFSEPFANLVNYFGGLQTIKGALERLEDVYRYPLAPQPPTHAGTLPPKLTGRLELHNINFGYSVLEPPLLTDLSLVIPAGSRVALVGVSGSGKSTLGKLICGLYKPWSGEIRFDGCRLTDVPADVFANSVAYVDQDVFLFEGTARDNLTLWDSTTDERHLLTAAKDALIHQDLATRPGNYDCHVNEGGTNFSGGQRQRIEIARALVCNPSILVLDEATAALDPITEKSIDDNLRRRGCSCIIIAHRLSTIRDCDEIIVLERGRIVERGTHEELVALQASYAKLVARE; this is encoded by the coding sequence ATGGATAAGCCTTCTCCAAACCAGCCAACCAACGCACGCGGCCGGCCCAAATCTTACGTCAGCCGCATGGCGAGCTGGTTGCCGCGCCGACGCACACGGCGGACACCCATCATACTGCAGATGGAAGCCGTCGAATGCGGTGCGGCAGCGCTTGGCATCATTCTCGGTTATCACGGTGCGTGGATTCCGTTGGAGCAGCTCCGTGTCGCATGCGGCGTATCGCGCGACGGCAGCAAGGCGAGCAACATCATCAGAGCGGCCCGCCGATACGGGCTGACGGCGAAGGGTTACAGCGTCGAACCTCCGGCACTTTCCGAGATCCCAACGCCTTGCATCATTCACTGGAACTTCAACCATTTCGTGGTGCTCGAAGGAATCGACAAAAAGCGCGCCTACATAAATGATCCCGCGAGCGGGCGTCGACGGATAGATCTGGGCGAGCTTGACCTCGCCTTCACGGGCGTCGTCCTGGCGTTTGAACGGGGCGAAAAGTTCGAGAAGGTTGGCAGCAAGCCAAAGGGCATTAGCCTGCTCATGCGGGAGCTGCGCCAATCAAAGGAGGCGGTGGCCCTGCTAGTTGTTGTCAGCATCGCCGCGGCTCTGCCCAATATTGTTGCCGCAGGATTCTCAAAAATCTTTGTTGATGAAATTTTGATCCAGCACACGCGCAGCTGGCTTGCGCCGCTCCTGATCGGCATGGCGCTGACGGCTGCCTTGCGGGCCGTTCTGACCACCATACGCCAATCGTTGCTCTTGCGGCTGCAGACCAAACTCGCCGTCGTGATGACCAGCCGCTTTCTGTGGCGCCTCATGACGCTGCCGCTGGAATTTTTCACCCAACGCCACGCCGGCGACATTGCAAGCCGTATTTCAGCCAACGAACAGATCGCCCGGCTGCTTTCAAGCGGCATTGCCGCCAATGCGCTCAGCCTGATGTCGGTGGTTTTGTTCGCCGCGGCCATGGCCGTCTACGACGTTGGCCTGACCGCGCTTTGCGTCACGATCTCTTTGATAAATGTTCTTCTCTTGCGGCTCGTCGCTTCACGCCGCCAGGAACTGAGCTATCGGCTGGCGCTCGATCAGGGAAAGCTGCTCGGGGCGACCGTGAGCATGGTGCGGACGATCGAAACCATCAAGGCAAGTGGTTTGGAAGACGACGCCTTCGGCCGGTGGGCCGGTCTTCAAGCCAAAACTCTCAACGCCGAACAGAGGATCGGCGCCTCTGCCATCATATTGGACATGGTCCCGACCCTGCTCACGGGCCTCATGATCGCAGCGATACTTGGTGTCGGAGGCTTGCGGGTCATCCAGGGCTCCCTGACACTGGGAAGCCTCGTGGCCTTCCAATCCTTGGCATTGAGTTTCTCCGAGCCTTTCGCCAACCTCGTGAACTATTTCGGTGGCCTGCAAACCATCAAGGGAGCGCTCGAACGGCTCGAGGATGTCTACCGATACCCGCTAGCGCCGCAACCGCCGACACATGCGGGCACCCTACCGCCGAAGCTTACCGGCCGACTCGAACTTCACAACATCAACTTCGGCTATTCGGTGCTCGAACCGCCGCTTTTGACGGATCTTTCGCTGGTGATCCCAGCCGGTTCACGCGTGGCACTCGTTGGCGTGTCGGGCAGCGGAAAATCAACCCTCGGTAAGCTGATCTGCGGATTGTACAAACCCTGGTCCGGCGAGATTCGTTTTGATGGCTGCAGGCTGACGGATGTCCCTGCGGACGTTTTTGCGAACTCCGTCGCCTATGTCGACCAGGACGTCTTCCTGTTCGAGGGAACCGCGCGAGACAATTTGACGCTCTGGGATTCAACGACCGATGAGCGTCACCTGCTGACGGCGGCCAAGGACGCGCTGATCCATCAAGACCTTGCGACCAGACCAGGAAATTATGACTGCCACGTCAATGAGGGCGGTACGAACTTCAGCGGCGGTCAGCGTCAGCGCATCGAAATCGCCCGAGCTCTGGTTTGCAATCCCTCGATCCTTGTCCTGGATGAAGCGACGGCTGCACTTGATCCGATCACGGAAAAATCCATCGACGACAACCTGCGGCGCCGAGGCTGCAGCTGCATCATCATCGCCCACCGCTTGAGCACGATCCGCGATTGCGACGAAATCATCGTGCTCGAACGCGGTCGCATCGTTGAGCGCGGCACGCATGAAGAGCTTGTTGCGCTTCAGGCCTCCTATGCCAAACTGGTGGCGCGCGAATGA
- a CDS encoding amino acid ABC transporter permease, with protein sequence MLGLDYSWLADPAYQRWLLIGVVNTLKLAALSSSAAILIGMLGALGLTLRIFWLDALIELFVEVFRNTPPLLQMLFAYFTLSTLGLKVTDPSTGLSVPLLSAFACAAISLSLFGGALAIETFRSGIETMPRSIVDAARSLGYGRWARFWRIEAPIATRICLPGLTNILTNLFKTTSQASVITVPELMYYAGQIYNDTFRTLEVMILVLLIYVTLVSILTFAMARLEAFMAFPGYGRGH encoded by the coding sequence TTGTTAGGTCTCGACTATTCCTGGCTCGCGGATCCAGCGTACCAGCGATGGCTGCTCATCGGTGTCGTCAACACGCTGAAGCTGGCGGCGCTCTCGTCGAGTGCCGCCATCCTCATCGGCATGCTGGGGGCCCTCGGCCTCACGCTGCGGATATTCTGGCTCGATGCCTTGATCGAGCTGTTCGTCGAGGTGTTCCGCAACACGCCGCCGCTGTTGCAGATGCTGTTTGCCTACTTCACCCTCTCGACCCTCGGCCTCAAGGTGACCGATCCTTCAACCGGGCTGTCGGTGCCGCTGCTCAGCGCCTTCGCCTGCGCTGCGATTTCGCTCAGTCTCTTTGGCGGGGCGCTGGCCATAGAAACCTTTCGCTCGGGGATCGAAACCATGCCGCGCTCGATCGTCGATGCGGCGCGCTCACTCGGGTATGGCCGATGGGCCCGGTTCTGGCGCATCGAGGCACCGATCGCGACCCGCATCTGCCTGCCGGGACTGACGAACATCCTGACCAACCTCTTCAAGACGACGTCGCAGGCGTCCGTCATCACCGTGCCGGAGCTCATGTACTACGCCGGGCAGATTTACAACGACACGTTTCGTACGCTGGAAGTGATGATCCTCGTGCTCCTCATCTACGTGACGCTGGTGTCCATTCTGACATTCGCGATGGCAAGGCTCGAAGCCTTCATGGCCTTCCCTGGTTATGGAAGGGGGCATTGA
- a CDS encoding NHLP bacteriocin system secretion protein: MTDGPQRAFRAAALDRAASPEQLDHLVVITKPADWILTLVLCIALVAAVLWGIFGRVPTRVSGEGILIGSGGKVVDAVSAAAGRLQSVAVTVGDHVNKDQPIAQIVQTEIQQKHNAATEVFQERQREHADRVSKAASELAAKSQNFAKLEIALQQVIKATSQRIEYLTVDVKNLEDLLAKGYTTRRNLEERRQELADAQQRRTDAQNEILKLRSQKTDLETERGREIQQSEFALNEARRQMNASAEQLSQNTQVMSPMDGRVLEVKISPGSVLAIGTPVIAIESEGAKLQAVVYVPAERGKQIKPGMQVQLEPSTVKREEFGMMLGNVVSISDFPMTPQGMGALLHNESLVSRFSRDGAPYAAMVALDEDASTATGYRWAVGEGPNIHLTSGTLARAEITTRRRRPLDLVIPLLKHLTGIDG, from the coding sequence ATGACCGACGGGCCGCAACGGGCGTTTCGCGCCGCGGCCCTTGACCGGGCTGCGTCTCCCGAGCAGCTCGATCATCTCGTTGTCATCACCAAGCCCGCTGACTGGATTCTCACCCTTGTGCTGTGCATTGCACTTGTGGCGGCCGTGCTGTGGGGCATCTTCGGGCGCGTGCCCACTCGCGTCTCGGGCGAAGGAATCCTGATCGGCAGTGGCGGCAAGGTCGTCGACGCCGTATCCGCCGCCGCTGGACGGCTACAGTCGGTCGCAGTGACGGTGGGCGATCACGTCAACAAGGACCAACCCATCGCCCAGATCGTTCAAACCGAGATCCAGCAAAAGCACAACGCAGCCACCGAGGTCTTTCAAGAACGCCAGCGGGAGCATGCCGATCGGGTATCGAAAGCTGCAAGCGAGCTCGCCGCCAAAAGCCAGAACTTTGCAAAACTTGAAATCGCCCTGCAACAGGTGATCAAGGCAACGAGCCAGCGTATCGAGTATCTCACCGTCGACGTCAAAAACCTGGAGGATTTGCTGGCCAAGGGATACACGACGCGGCGCAATCTGGAAGAGCGACGCCAGGAGCTGGCCGATGCGCAACAGCGCCGTACTGACGCCCAAAACGAGATTTTGAAGTTGCGGTCGCAGAAGACGGATCTGGAAACGGAGCGCGGCCGTGAAATTCAGCAGTCCGAGTTTGCCCTCAACGAGGCCCGGCGGCAAATGAATGCCTCCGCCGAACAGCTGAGCCAGAACACCCAAGTGATGAGCCCGATGGACGGGCGGGTTTTGGAAGTGAAGATTTCGCCCGGTTCGGTGCTAGCCATCGGCACACCGGTGATTGCGATCGAAAGCGAAGGCGCCAAGCTCCAAGCCGTCGTCTATGTTCCTGCCGAACGGGGCAAGCAGATCAAGCCTGGCATGCAGGTGCAACTCGAGCCGAGCACGGTGAAGCGCGAGGAATTTGGCATGATGCTAGGCAACGTTGTCAGCATCTCTGATTTCCCGATGACACCGCAAGGCATGGGCGCGCTGCTGCATAACGAAAGCCTGGTTTCACGTTTCTCGCGCGACGGTGCACCTTACGCCGCGATGGTTGCGCTCGATGAAGACGCCTCCACTGCAACCGGATATCGATGGGCCGTTGGCGAGGGGCCGAACATTCATCTCACGAGCGGAACGTTGGCGCGGGCCGAGATCACAACCCGACGGCGGCGCCCCCTCGATCTGGTGATACCCCTGCTCAAGCACCTCACGGGAATTGATGGATAA
- a CDS encoding transporter substrate-binding domain-containing protein, whose product MTRFKRMMGVSALALAAVFAGGAAVAGTLENVKARGKLIVGVKNDYVPYGYLNDKSEVVGFEVSLAKYVAKELLGSEDKIELVPVIAANRIDFLTAGRIDAIFATLGVTAERAKVIDFTTEYVSAAGPSVLMAKEATISKWEELKGKSICGIQGSYYNKKMTEEFGITLVAFKTQPEAYRALKDNRCIGFVFDDMTLQQKLKEPEWANYKVAVAPYEFQPMAGGVRKDDAEFRQAVDKAIGKAEAEGKLIAWETEFGMPHSDYIAARAKAASAKKN is encoded by the coding sequence ATGACACGCTTCAAAAGGATGATGGGCGTTTCCGCTCTCGCGCTCGCCGCTGTCTTTGCGGGTGGCGCCGCCGTGGCGGGCACGCTCGAGAACGTCAAGGCACGCGGCAAGCTGATCGTCGGCGTGAAGAACGACTATGTGCCCTACGGCTATTTGAACGACAAAAGTGAAGTCGTCGGCTTCGAGGTGTCGCTGGCGAAGTATGTAGCCAAGGAGCTTCTCGGCTCCGAGGACAAGATCGAACTCGTGCCGGTCATCGCTGCCAATCGCATCGATTTCCTGACCGCAGGCCGCATCGATGCGATCTTCGCCACACTCGGCGTCACGGCCGAACGCGCCAAGGTCATCGACTTCACGACGGAATACGTTTCTGCCGCCGGCCCATCAGTGCTGATGGCCAAGGAAGCGACGATCTCAAAATGGGAAGAACTGAAGGGCAAGTCGATCTGCGGCATCCAGGGTTCCTACTACAACAAGAAGATGACCGAGGAGTTCGGCATCACGCTCGTCGCCTTCAAGACGCAGCCGGAAGCTTACCGCGCGCTGAAGGATAATCGCTGTATCGGCTTCGTCTTCGACGACATGACGCTTCAGCAGAAACTCAAGGAGCCCGAATGGGCGAACTACAAGGTCGCCGTTGCACCCTATGAATTCCAGCCGATGGCCGGCGGCGTCCGCAAGGACGACGCGGAATTCCGCCAGGCCGTCGACAAGGCCATCGGGAAGGCCGAGGCCGAAGGCAAGCTGATTGCTTGGGAAACCGAGTTCGGCATGCCGCACTCCGACTACATCGCTGCGCGGGCAAAGGCTGCGTCTGCGAAGAAGAACTGA
- a CDS encoding Crp/Fnr family transcriptional regulator, whose amino-acid sequence MAVSSPDLKAFLLATPFFGGLSDASCDLLVSMLVERRFGAGDTVVAEGEPGRSMFVVHSGELVVSKLGGSGRIIRMASLGSGDFFGEMTLIEMQNRSATIVAQSPTLLYELTARQLYAYYKADIYAYVMVMQNINRELCRRLRRADNRIAELQMLHASQ is encoded by the coding sequence ATGGCTGTCAGCTCGCCCGATCTGAAAGCGTTTTTGCTTGCCACACCTTTCTTCGGTGGACTCTCGGACGCGAGCTGCGATCTCTTGGTCTCAATGCTGGTCGAGCGCCGCTTCGGCGCCGGTGACACTGTCGTGGCGGAAGGAGAACCCGGCCGCTCAATGTTCGTTGTTCACTCCGGAGAACTCGTGGTGAGCAAGCTCGGGGGCTCGGGGCGCATAATTCGCATGGCGAGTCTTGGGTCTGGTGACTTCTTTGGCGAGATGACTCTTATCGAGATGCAGAACCGATCAGCGACCATCGTCGCGCAGAGTCCAACCCTGCTATACGAGCTGACGGCTAGACAACTCTACGCGTACTATAAGGCCGACATCTACGCGTATGTGATGGTGATGCAGAATATCAACCGCGAGCTTTGTCGGCGGCTCCGCCGCGCCGACAATCGCATCGCGGAGCTACAGATGCTTCACGCGAGTCAATGA
- a CDS encoding amino acid ABC transporter permease, whose product MTGLVLHYEDKKRAVQLLIALGVVVWIGVDAATGGSAYWTRVMVRLPVLLTGSATGWPVTGGFILNILLSVASMVLATALGTAMGLGTLARFEPIRIVSLLLVNFLRNSPWLVLLFATLYFLPFEMRIFGTIVPFPPFVKAVIGLALPTAANFSEVIRGAVQSIHSGQWEAARSLGYTTGQIYRHVIMPQAMRRMIPGWMNLYALLMIATALATVTGIQDVLTILNTLLATENERVIVYFYLTVLFLFIAYCYPIAALARRRERAVKGDNL is encoded by the coding sequence ATGACAGGTTTGGTGCTCCACTACGAGGACAAGAAGCGCGCTGTTCAGTTGCTGATCGCCCTTGGTGTGGTGGTCTGGATTGGTGTCGATGCCGCGACGGGCGGCTCGGCGTACTGGACCCGTGTGATGGTGCGGCTTCCCGTGCTTCTGACCGGCTCCGCAACCGGTTGGCCGGTCACCGGCGGTTTCATCCTCAATATTCTTCTTTCCGTTGCGTCCATGGTTCTGGCGACGGCGCTTGGCACAGCTATGGGGCTTGGGACGCTCGCGCGGTTCGAACCGATCCGGATCGTTTCGCTCCTGTTGGTGAACTTCCTGCGCAATTCACCCTGGCTCGTTCTGCTCTTCGCAACGCTCTATTTCCTGCCCTTCGAGATGCGCATCTTCGGCACGATCGTTCCGTTCCCGCCATTCGTGAAAGCCGTGATTGGCCTCGCGCTGCCGACGGCGGCGAATTTCTCCGAGGTCATCCGCGGCGCGGTCCAGTCCATTCACAGCGGCCAGTGGGAGGCGGCCCGTTCGCTCGGCTACACCACCGGCCAGATCTACCGCCACGTGATCATGCCGCAGGCCATGCGGCGCATGATTCCGGGCTGGATGAATCTCTACGCGCTGCTCATGATCGCGACCGCGCTCGCCACGGTCACCGGCATCCAGGACGTGCTGACGATTCTGAACACGTTGCTGGCCACGGAGAACGAGCGCGTGATCGTCTACTTCTATCTGACCGTTCTCTTCCTGTTCATCGCCTACTGCTATCCGATCGCGGCCCTGGCGCGCCGGCGGGAACGTGCCGTGAAGGGAGACAATCTGTGA
- a CDS encoding NHLP bacteriocin export ABC transporter permease/ATPase subunit, giving the protein MTDRFASEDFVGHQREVPIGLLQRTTLDARRPMLLSDHEHVLQVAAGHVDLFAVQPTGTRQHLFRVENGECILDLHNACETSGSRLQIIAVGPPGTALLEVPRSAASFGPVSGWIAQLATFMVRSSANEAVSELVSGEAIELHPDERRRGPMRELLWAHLEAGTAKVMNLGSSIAPGQPPSPLTGGLWVEAGEHGCKLRLDPNPPDAVVLWSAIDRFQVTVIAHLERNLAEGVIRERERLVRRGELIASQTLDSFERLSDVVVRKADRAQSEWDPTDPLLCSCRVVGEELGVPVTLSQRAQPARQAFSEILEIARTAQLRIRRVLLRDVWWKTDAGPLLGWHGDERSPVALVRNRANTYTMFDPKGGRRRPVDRSVAGELKPEAITFYPALPSRPLQYRDLLAFAMRGVSGNIARIALAVMAIGLLSLMPPLITNVLVNSVIPRTEIDQLVVCALALTVTAVAMASLQMMQGRVTLRLEGLLDYKLQAALIDRLLRLPTSLFREYTSGDLVDRAMGIDATRRIFTGRVLGGFTSAFFCLFSIGLMLYYDLRLGGIALLLTAIRAVAILATSAVRLYYETKQFNLQGKASGFVLQLIAGVGKLRVAGATARALARWSQQFAVQRRYFIASQRAANALSTFDTAFPMLATLTIFALASYTNSRILLDLGAFLGFLAAFGQTTAAIGSWASSVSESLVAIPHLSRLKPVISTPAEISEERRSPGELSGELELSGIVFRYMKGGPKVLDDISLSVATGDYVAIVGPSGSGKSSLFRLLLGFERAEAGTVFYDGKALNTLDISAVRRQLGVVLQDTKLATGSLYDNICGGVDLPLEKAWEAARLAALDADIAQMPMGMHTLVAEGVSTLSGGQRQRLLIARALARSPRILLFDEATSALDNQTQSIVGTSLERLSITRIVIAHRLSTVRNADRIVMLLRGKVVQAGSYAELMSEPGPFADFAERQLLEPAHR; this is encoded by the coding sequence ATGACGGATCGATTTGCCAGCGAGGATTTCGTCGGCCATCAGCGCGAGGTGCCGATCGGTCTGCTACAGCGGACTACGCTCGATGCGCGTCGCCCGATGCTTCTCAGCGACCACGAACACGTACTTCAAGTGGCAGCTGGTCACGTCGATTTGTTTGCAGTTCAGCCGACGGGCACGCGCCAGCATTTATTTCGTGTCGAAAACGGCGAATGCATTCTGGACCTGCACAATGCCTGCGAAACCTCGGGCAGCCGACTGCAAATCATCGCCGTCGGCCCCCCTGGGACTGCGCTTTTGGAGGTGCCGCGTAGTGCAGCGTCCTTTGGTCCTGTGTCTGGCTGGATTGCCCAATTGGCAACGTTCATGGTCCGCTCGTCGGCAAACGAAGCCGTTTCCGAGCTGGTGAGCGGTGAGGCGATCGAACTGCACCCGGACGAACGCCGTCGCGGTCCGATGCGGGAACTCCTGTGGGCACACCTCGAAGCCGGAACAGCAAAGGTCATGAACCTCGGCTCGAGCATCGCTCCCGGGCAGCCCCCCTCCCCTTTGACCGGTGGGCTGTGGGTGGAAGCCGGCGAGCACGGGTGCAAATTGCGTCTCGACCCGAACCCGCCAGATGCCGTGGTTCTCTGGTCCGCGATTGATCGATTCCAGGTGACGGTTATCGCCCATCTCGAGCGCAACCTGGCAGAGGGCGTCATTCGCGAGCGGGAGCGCCTGGTCCGGCGCGGCGAACTCATTGCGTCGCAAACGCTTGACTCGTTTGAGCGGCTCTCCGATGTCGTGGTCAGAAAAGCCGATCGCGCGCAATCCGAATGGGACCCGACAGATCCGCTGCTTTGCAGTTGCCGCGTTGTCGGAGAAGAACTGGGAGTACCAGTTACGCTTTCGCAGCGCGCTCAACCCGCAAGACAGGCCTTCAGCGAAATTCTGGAGATCGCTCGCACAGCCCAATTGCGGATCCGCCGTGTGCTCCTGCGCGACGTCTGGTGGAAGACCGATGCTGGACCGCTCCTCGGCTGGCACGGAGACGAACGCAGTCCAGTGGCTCTGGTGCGCAATCGGGCAAATACCTACACGATGTTCGACCCAAAGGGCGGAAGACGCCGCCCGGTCGATCGCTCCGTTGCCGGCGAGCTCAAACCGGAGGCCATCACTTTCTATCCGGCGTTGCCGTCCCGCCCGCTCCAATATCGCGATCTGCTTGCCTTTGCGATGCGAGGTGTTTCCGGCAACATCGCGCGCATCGCGTTGGCTGTGATGGCAATCGGGCTCCTGTCGCTGATGCCGCCACTGATCACCAACGTCCTGGTCAATTCGGTTATCCCGCGCACCGAGATCGATCAGCTTGTTGTTTGTGCGCTTGCGCTGACGGTCACCGCCGTAGCGATGGCCAGTCTGCAGATGATGCAAGGACGGGTCACGTTGAGGCTCGAAGGTCTGCTCGACTATAAGCTGCAGGCCGCGCTGATCGACCGACTGCTTCGCCTACCTACCTCTCTGTTCCGCGAATATACAAGCGGTGACCTGGTCGATCGCGCCATGGGCATCGACGCCACTCGCCGGATCTTCACGGGGCGTGTTCTGGGCGGCTTTACGTCCGCGTTCTTTTGTCTCTTCAGCATTGGGCTGATGCTCTACTATGACCTCCGACTCGGCGGCATTGCACTGCTGCTCACGGCGATTAGAGCGGTTGCAATTCTTGCCACGAGCGCCGTGCGACTCTACTACGAAACCAAGCAATTCAACCTGCAAGGCAAGGCCAGCGGCTTTGTGCTGCAATTGATTGCGGGAGTCGGCAAGCTGCGCGTGGCAGGCGCAACGGCGCGCGCGCTAGCGCGATGGTCGCAACAATTTGCCGTACAGAGGCGCTACTTCATCGCCTCGCAGCGAGCGGCCAACGCGCTGAGTACCTTTGATACCGCCTTTCCGATGCTGGCGACATTGACCATCTTTGCGCTTGCCTCCTACACCAACAGTCGCATTCTGCTCGATCTCGGTGCCTTTCTTGGCTTTCTGGCAGCGTTCGGACAGACCACGGCCGCGATCGGCAGTTGGGCCTCGAGCGTCAGTGAATCACTGGTGGCGATTCCTCACCTCAGCCGCCTGAAGCCCGTGATCTCCACCCCTGCCGAGATCTCTGAGGAACGGCGATCGCCCGGAGAGCTATCCGGAGAGCTCGAACTTTCCGGCATCGTCTTCCGCTATATGAAAGGTGGGCCGAAGGTCCTGGATGACATCAGCCTAAGCGTTGCGACGGGTGACTACGTCGCGATCGTCGGTCCCTCAGGTAGCGGTAAATCGTCGCTCTTTCGTTTGCTGCTCGGTTTTGAGCGGGCGGAGGCCGGCACAGTGTTCTACGACGGCAAGGCGCTCAACACGCTCGATATCAGCGCCGTGCGCCGGCAGCTTGGCGTAGTGCTGCAAGATACCAAGCTCGCAACCGGAAGCCTTTACGACAACATTTGCGGTGGCGTTGATTTACCGCTGGAGAAGGCCTGGGAGGCCGCCCGACTGGCGGCGCTGGATGCCGACATCGCGCAGATGCCGATGGGCATGCATACGCTGGTTGCGGAAGGCGTGAGTACGCTGTCAGGCGGTCAACGGCAGCGACTGTTGATAGCCCGCGCCCTTGCGCGCTCACCACGGATTCTTCTGTTTGATGAAGCAACCAGCGCGCTCGACAACCAGACCCAAAGCATCGTCGGCACCTCGCTGGAACGATTGAGCATCACCCGGATTGTGATTGCGCATCGCCTCAGCACCGTGCGCAATGCAGATCGCATTGTAATGCTCTTGCGCGGCAAAGTCGTGCAAGCAGGAAGCTATGCAGAACTCATGAGCGAGCCGGGGCCGTTTGCGGATTTTGCCGAGCGGCAGCTGCTTGAGCCGGCTCATCGCTAG